The Pseudomonas sp. DG56-2 genome contains a region encoding:
- the catA gene encoding catechol 1,2-dioxygenase: MTVKIAHTADVQRFFEEASGLNNDLGSPRMKLVTNRIINDVARIIEDLQVTPDEFWKAVDYFNRLGSRQEAGLLVAGLGVEHYLDLQLDAQDAQAGISGGTPRTIEGPLYVAGAPMAEGEVRMDDGLDAGTVMFLQGRVVDDQGRPVAGAVVDLWHANTQGTYSYFDSTQSDYNLRRRIITDAEGRYRARSIVPSGYGCPEDGPTQELLDQLGRHGNRPAHIHFFISAPGFRHLTTQINLAGDQYLWDDFAYATRDGLIGELHFVDDAAAADARGVQGRFAEMNFDFQLLATPAPAGEKRSKRPRALQDA; encoded by the coding sequence ATGACCGTGAAAATTGCTCACACTGCCGATGTTCAGCGTTTTTTCGAAGAAGCCAGCGGCTTGAACAACGACCTTGGCAGCCCGCGCATGAAACTGGTGACCAACCGCATCATTAACGATGTGGCGCGCATTATCGAAGACCTGCAAGTAACCCCGGATGAGTTCTGGAAAGCCGTGGATTACTTCAACCGCCTGGGTTCCCGTCAGGAAGCTGGACTGCTGGTGGCCGGATTGGGCGTTGAGCACTATCTGGATTTGCAGTTGGATGCCCAGGATGCCCAGGCCGGCATCAGCGGTGGCACCCCGCGCACCATCGAAGGCCCGCTGTATGTAGCGGGTGCGCCGATGGCCGAAGGCGAAGTGCGGATGGACGACGGCCTGGATGCGGGCACGGTAATGTTCCTGCAGGGTCGCGTCGTGGATGACCAAGGGCGACCGGTTGCAGGCGCCGTTGTCGATCTGTGGCATGCCAACACCCAGGGCACCTATTCATACTTCGACAGCACTCAATCGGACTACAACCTGCGCCGACGTATCATCACCGATGCCGAAGGCCGTTACCGTGCTCGCAGCATCGTGCCGTCCGGCTATGGCTGCCCTGAAGATGGTCCGACCCAAGAGCTGCTTGACCAACTGGGGCGCCACGGCAATCGTCCGGCGCACATTCACTTCTTCATCTCGGCGCCGGGTTTCCGCCACCTGACCACTCAGATCAACCTGGCCGGTGATCAATACCTGTGGGATGACTTCGCCTACGCTACGCGTGATGGTTTGATTGGCGAGCTGCACTTTGTCGACGATGCGGCGGCAGCCGACGCTCGCGGGGTGCAAGGGCGCTTTGCTGAAATGAACTTCGACTTCCAGTTGCTCGCCACACCCGCACCCGCGGGCGAAAAGCGCAGTAAGCGGCCGCGAGCGTTGCAGGACGCCTGA
- the catC gene encoding muconolactone Delta-isomerase, whose amino-acid sequence MLFHVKMTVNLPLDMDPALATRLKSDEKELAQRLQHEGIWRHLWRIAGHYANYSVFDVPSVEALHDTLMQLPLFPYMAIEIDGLCRHPSSVHSDDR is encoded by the coding sequence ATGTTGTTCCACGTGAAAATGACCGTGAACCTGCCCCTGGACATGGATCCGGCGCTGGCCACTCGGCTCAAGTCTGATGAGAAAGAATTGGCTCAACGCCTGCAGCACGAGGGCATCTGGCGCCACCTGTGGCGTATCGCCGGGCATTACGCCAACTACAGCGTTTTCGACGTGCCTAGCGTCGAAGCGTTGCACGACACCCTGATGCAACTGCCGCTATTCCCCTACATGGCCATCGAAATCGATGGTCTGTGTCGCCACCCGTCATCTGTCCACAGCGATGACCGCTGA
- a CDS encoding muconate cycloisomerase family protein: MSHPLIERISTVIVDLPTIRPHKLAMHTMQKQTLVIIRLQCSDGIEGLGESTTIGGLAYGNESPESIKQNIDSYFSPLLIGQDASNINAAMQRLDKTIKGNTFARSGIESALLDAQGKRQGLAVSELLGGRVRDSLEVAWTLASGDTTQDIAEAEQMLDLRRHRIFKLKIGSNPVAHDLNHVIAIKRALGERASVRVDVNQYWDESQAIRACQVLGDNAIDLVEQPISRINRAGQVRLNQRSPAPIMADESIESVEDAFSLAAEGAASIFALKIAKNGGPRAVLRTAQIAEAAGIALYGGTMLEGSIGTLAAAHAFVTLNKLTWHTELFGPLLLTEEIVIEAPVYRDFALHVPSTPGLGLTLDEERLAFFSRK, translated from the coding sequence ATGAGTCATCCCCTGATTGAACGCATCTCGACGGTTATCGTCGACCTGCCCACGATTCGCCCGCACAAGCTGGCGATGCATACCATGCAGAAGCAAACCCTGGTGATCATCCGCCTGCAGTGTTCGGATGGCATCGAAGGACTCGGCGAGTCCACCACCATTGGTGGCCTGGCCTATGGCAATGAAAGCCCGGAAAGCATCAAGCAGAACATCGACAGCTATTTTTCCCCCCTGTTGATCGGCCAGGACGCCAGCAATATCAATGCGGCGATGCAACGCCTGGACAAGACCATCAAGGGCAACACCTTCGCCCGCTCCGGGATCGAAAGTGCCTTGCTCGATGCGCAAGGCAAGCGCCAGGGCCTGGCCGTAAGTGAACTGCTGGGCGGGCGTGTGCGCGACAGTCTGGAAGTGGCCTGGACCCTGGCCAGTGGCGACACCACACAAGACATCGCCGAAGCGGAGCAGATGCTCGACCTGCGTCGTCATCGCATCTTCAAATTGAAGATTGGTTCCAACCCGGTCGCCCATGACCTGAACCATGTGATTGCGATCAAACGCGCGCTTGGCGAACGCGCCAGCGTGCGCGTCGATGTCAATCAGTACTGGGATGAATCCCAGGCCATTCGTGCCTGTCAGGTACTGGGCGACAACGCTATCGATCTGGTTGAGCAGCCTATTTCACGTATCAATCGCGCAGGTCAGGTGCGCCTGAATCAGCGCAGCCCGGCACCGATCATGGCCGATGAATCCATTGAAAGCGTAGAAGACGCCTTCAGTCTGGCTGCCGAGGGTGCCGCCAGCATTTTCGCCTTGAAGATCGCCAAGAACGGCGGACCGCGTGCGGTATTGCGCACTGCCCAGATTGCCGAAGCCGCCGGTATCGCCCTGTACGGCGGCACCATGCTCGAAGGCTCGATCGGCACCCTGGCCGCGGCCCATGCCTTTGTCACCTTGAACAAGCTGACCTGGCACACCGAACTGTTCGGCCCTCTGCTGCTGACCGAAGAAATCGTGATCGAAGCGCCGGTGTATCGCGACTTCGCGTTGCACGTACCCAGCACCCCGGGCTTGGGCCTGACCCTGGACGAAGAGCGCTTGGCGTTCTTCAGCCGCAAGTAA
- a CDS encoding 1,6-dihydroxycyclohexa-2,4-diene-1-carboxylate dehydrogenase, with translation MNNRFDNKVVLVTGAAQGIGRRVCERLLEEGATLIAVDRSELVHELDAEGVLSLTADLEQHNDCSRVMAAAVEHFGRLDVLVNNVGGTIWAKPFEHYEAAQIEAEVRRSLFPTLWCCHAALPYMLEQGSGAIVNVSSIATRSVNRVPYGAAKGGVNALTACLAFETAGRGVRVNATAPGGTEAPPRRVPRNNAEQSGDEKIWYQQIVDQTLDSSLMKRYGNLDEQVGAILFLASDEASYITGTVLPVGGGDLG, from the coding sequence ATGAACAACAGATTCGACAACAAGGTCGTGCTGGTGACAGGTGCGGCGCAGGGCATCGGCCGGCGCGTGTGTGAGCGGTTGCTGGAAGAGGGCGCGACCCTGATTGCAGTGGATCGCTCGGAGCTGGTGCACGAGCTGGACGCTGAGGGTGTGCTGAGCCTGACTGCAGACCTGGAGCAACACAACGATTGCAGTCGTGTAATGGCGGCAGCCGTGGAGCACTTTGGTCGCCTGGATGTGCTGGTCAACAACGTTGGCGGCACCATTTGGGCGAAGCCGTTCGAGCATTACGAAGCGGCGCAGATCGAAGCGGAAGTGCGACGCTCGTTGTTTCCCACCTTGTGGTGCTGCCATGCGGCGCTGCCGTACATGCTCGAGCAGGGCAGTGGAGCGATCGTCAACGTTTCCTCGATCGCCACCCGCAGCGTCAACCGAGTGCCTTATGGCGCAGCCAAAGGTGGTGTGAACGCCCTGACTGCCTGCCTGGCATTTGAAACGGCCGGTCGTGGAGTGCGGGTTAATGCGACTGCACCCGGTGGCACCGAGGCGCCACCTCGGCGAGTGCCGCGCAACAACGCCGAGCAGAGCGGCGACGAGAAAATCTGGTACCAGCAGATCGTCGACCAGACCCTCGATAGCAGCCTGATGAAGCGCTACGGCAACCTTGACGAACAGGTTGGCGCAATCCTCTTTCTTGCCTCCGACGAGGCTTCCTACATCACCGGCACGGTGTTGCCGGTCGGTGGCGGCGACCTCGGCTGA
- the benC gene encoding benzoate 1,2-dioxygenase electron transfer component BenC: MHKIALNFEDGVTRFIDATADETVADAAYRQGINIPLDCRDGACGTCKCFAEAGRYDLGQEYIEDALSEEEAAQGYVLTCQMRAESDCVVRIPASSQVCKTEQSNYQASISAVRQLSDSTITLSIKGDALSRLAFLPGQYVNLGVPGSEQTRAYSFSSLQKDGEVSFLIRNVPGGLMSSFLTGLAKAGDSMTLAGPLGSFYLREIRRPLLLLAGGTGLAPFTAMLEKIAEQGSEYPLHLIYGVTNDFDLVELDRLQALAARIPNFSFSACVANPESQHPLKGYVTQHIEPRHLNEGDVDVYLCGPPPMVEAVSQYIREQGITPANFYYEKFAAAAA, encoded by the coding sequence ATGCACAAGATCGCCTTGAATTTCGAAGACGGGGTTACCCGTTTCATTGACGCCACTGCTGATGAGACGGTCGCCGACGCGGCCTACCGCCAGGGCATCAACATTCCCCTGGACTGCCGCGATGGCGCCTGCGGAACCTGTAAGTGCTTTGCCGAAGCCGGACGTTACGACTTGGGCCAGGAATACATCGAAGACGCGTTGAGCGAGGAAGAAGCCGCGCAGGGTTACGTTCTGACCTGCCAGATGCGCGCTGAGAGTGATTGTGTGGTGCGCATCCCGGCGTCGTCCCAGGTGTGCAAGACCGAGCAGTCCAACTATCAGGCGAGCATCAGCGCAGTACGCCAGCTTTCCGATAGCACCATTACCTTATCGATCAAGGGCGATGCTCTGAGCCGCCTGGCTTTCCTGCCAGGGCAGTACGTCAATCTTGGCGTGCCGGGGAGTGAACAGACGCGCGCTTATTCGTTCAGCTCGTTGCAAAAGGACGGCGAGGTCAGCTTCCTGATCCGCAACGTGCCGGGTGGACTGATGAGCAGCTTCCTTACCGGCCTGGCGAAAGCGGGCGACAGCATGACTCTGGCGGGGCCACTGGGTAGTTTCTATCTGCGTGAAATCCGTCGTCCGTTGCTGCTGTTGGCAGGGGGTACCGGGCTTGCACCGTTCACTGCGATGCTGGAAAAAATCGCCGAGCAAGGCAGCGAGTACCCCCTGCACCTGATCTACGGCGTGACCAATGATTTCGATCTGGTCGAGCTGGACCGCCTGCAGGCTCTGGCCGCTCGTATTCCTAACTTCAGCTTCAGTGCCTGTGTGGCCAACCCCGAGAGCCAGCACCCGCTCAAGGGCTATGTCACCCAGCACATCGAGCCACGTCATCTCAATGAAGGTGATGTCGATGTGTACCTGTGTGGTCCGCCGCCCATGGTTGAAGCGGTCAGTCAGTACATCCGCGAACAGGGCATTACGCCGGCGAACTTCTATTACGAAAAATTCGCTGCCGCGGCTGCCTGA
- the benB gene encoding benzoate 1,2-dioxygenase small subunit, whose translation MSISFEQVRDFLFEEARYLDDSQWDSWLECYAADATFWMPAWDDNDQLTEDPQREISLIWYGNRGGLEDRVFRIKTERSSATMPDTRTSHNISNIELLEQGDGVCKVRFNWHTLSFRYKTVDSHFGTSFYTLDVRGDRPLIKAKKVVLKNDYVRQVIDVYHI comes from the coding sequence ATGAGCATTTCCTTCGAGCAAGTGCGCGACTTCCTGTTTGAAGAAGCGCGCTACCTGGACGACAGCCAATGGGATAGCTGGTTGGAATGCTATGCCGCTGACGCCACCTTCTGGATGCCAGCCTGGGACGATAACGATCAACTGACCGAAGACCCGCAACGAGAAATTTCGCTGATCTGGTACGGCAACCGTGGTGGCCTGGAGGATCGTGTGTTCCGGATCAAGACCGAGCGCTCCAGTGCGACCATGCCCGACACTCGAACCTCGCACAACATCAGCAACATCGAACTGCTGGAACAGGGCGATGGCGTCTGCAAGGTGCGCTTCAACTGGCACACCCTGAGCTTTCGCTACAAGACAGTGGACAGTCACTTCGGCACCAGCTTCTACACCCTTGATGTGCGCGGCGATCGGCCGCTGATCAAGGCCAAGAAGGTAGTGCTCAAGAACGACTACGTGCGTCAGGTCATCGACGTTTACCACATCTGA
- the benA gene encoding benzoate 1,2-dioxygenase large subunit, translating into MSLGFDYLNSLLEEDQEKGVFRCKREMFTDPRLFDLEMKHIFEGNWLYLAHESQIPEKNDFLTTTMGRQPIFIARNKEGVLNAFLNACSHRGAMLCRHKSGNRSSYTCPFHGWTFNNSGKLLKVKDPVDAGYPASFNCEGSHDLTKVARFESYRGFLFGSLNPDVVPLQEHLGESAKIIDMIVDQSPEGLEVLRGSSSYIYEGNWKLTAENGADGYHVSAVHWNYAATQNQRKQREAGDEVKTMSAGGWAKSGGGFYSFEKGHLLLWTRWANPEDRPLFERRDELAADFGQARANWMIENSRNLCLYPNVYLMDQFSSQIRIARPIAVDKTEITIYCIAPKGESAEARAQRIRQYEDFFNVSGMATPDDLEEFRSCQMGYQGGRGWNDMSRGATHWVDGADAAAQEIDLHPQMSGVRTEDEGLFVLQHKYWQETMLEALAADQQLIPVEAVQ; encoded by the coding sequence ATGTCCCTGGGATTCGATTACCTTAATTCCCTGCTTGAAGAAGATCAGGAGAAGGGCGTCTTTCGCTGCAAGCGCGAGATGTTCACCGACCCCCGTCTGTTCGATCTTGAGATGAAACACATTTTCGAGGGCAACTGGCTGTACCTTGCCCACGAGAGCCAGATTCCTGAAAAGAACGACTTCCTTACCACCACCATGGGGCGCCAGCCGATCTTTATCGCGCGCAACAAGGAGGGTGTGCTCAATGCTTTCCTCAATGCCTGCAGCCACCGCGGTGCGATGCTGTGCCGCCACAAGAGCGGTAACCGCTCCTCTTACACATGCCCGTTCCACGGCTGGACGTTCAACAACTCCGGCAAGCTGCTCAAGGTCAAGGACCCGGTCGATGCCGGCTATCCTGCGAGCTTCAATTGCGAAGGCTCCCATGATCTCACCAAGGTTGCTCGTTTCGAGTCCTATCGGGGTTTCCTGTTTGGCAGCCTGAACCCGGATGTCGTGCCTCTGCAAGAGCATCTGGGCGAGTCGGCCAAAATCATCGACATGATCGTTGACCAGTCGCCGGAAGGCCTGGAAGTGCTGCGTGGATCCTCGTCGTACATCTACGAAGGCAACTGGAAGCTGACAGCCGAGAATGGCGCCGACGGCTACCACGTCAGTGCCGTGCACTGGAACTACGCTGCGACCCAGAACCAGCGCAAACAGCGCGAGGCTGGCGATGAAGTCAAAACCATGAGCGCCGGCGGCTGGGCCAAGAGCGGTGGTGGCTTCTACTCGTTCGAAAAAGGTCACCTCTTGCTCTGGACCCGCTGGGCCAACCCTGAGGACCGTCCGCTGTTCGAGCGCCGCGATGAGCTGGCGGCTGATTTTGGCCAGGCCCGCGCCAACTGGATGATCGAGAACTCGCGCAATTTGTGCCTGTACCCGAACGTTTACCTGATGGATCAGTTCAGTTCGCAGATTCGTATTGCCCGGCCAATTGCCGTGGACAAGACCGAGATCACTATCTACTGCATCGCGCCCAAGGGTGAGAGCGCCGAGGCACGGGCCCAGCGTATTCGCCAGTACGAGGATTTTTTCAACGTCAGTGGCATGGCCACTCCGGACGACCTGGAAGAGTTCCGTTCCTGCCAGATGGGTTACCAAGGTGGGCGTGGCTGGAACGATATGTCCCGTGGCGCAACGCATTGGGTTGACGGTGCCGATGCTGCTGCCCAGGAAATCGACCTGCACCCGCAGATGAGTGGCGTGCGCACCGAAGACGAAGGGCTGTTCGTGCTGCAACACAAGTACTGGCAGGAAACCATGCTCGAGGCGCTTGCCGCTGACCAGCAATTGATTCCAGTGGAGGCCGTGCAATGA
- a CDS encoding AraC family transcriptional regulator, with translation MESPLLSERSRVFDRADPYAVSTYVNQHVGVHHIRLPRYGLPEACLNHRKFASLDLCRISYGGEVRVMSEALENVFHLQILLRGHCLWRRGRAERQLGPGELLLINPDEPVDLAYSADCEKFILKLPNRLLESVCDEQRWQRPSEGVRFIQSHYQLLALEGFAGLLAMVCHEAEASEPLLRVQEHYSQIVASKMLTLMPTNVSREALNNQAVTFDRIAGYIEGNLKLDMCSEQLARQASMSLRSLYALFERNAGTTPKIYIRQKKLERIHACLCDPNCPVRSITELAMDYGFVHLGRFSENYKSLFGELPSDTLKRRS, from the coding sequence ATGGAAAGTCCCCTGCTCAGTGAGCGCAGCCGGGTTTTCGATCGTGCCGATCCTTATGCCGTGTCGACCTACGTCAATCAGCATGTTGGCGTGCACCACATCCGCCTGCCGCGCTACGGGCTGCCCGAGGCGTGTCTGAACCATCGTAAATTCGCCAGCCTCGATCTGTGCCGAATCAGCTATGGCGGCGAAGTGCGGGTGATGTCTGAAGCCTTGGAGAATGTGTTTCATCTGCAGATTTTGTTGCGTGGCCATTGCCTGTGGCGGCGCGGGCGTGCCGAACGCCAGCTCGGTCCCGGCGAGTTGTTGCTGATCAATCCGGACGAGCCGGTAGACCTTGCCTACTCGGCAGATTGCGAAAAATTTATCCTCAAGCTGCCAAACCGTTTACTCGAAAGCGTCTGCGACGAACAACGCTGGCAGCGTCCGAGCGAGGGCGTGCGTTTTATCCAGAGCCATTATCAGTTGCTGGCGCTGGAAGGTTTCGCTGGGTTGCTGGCAATGGTTTGTCACGAAGCCGAGGCCAGCGAGCCGCTGCTGCGAGTTCAGGAGCACTACAGCCAGATCGTCGCCAGCAAGATGCTGACCTTGATGCCGACCAACGTCAGCCGTGAGGCCCTGAATAACCAGGCAGTGACGTTCGACCGCATTGCCGGTTACATCGAAGGCAACCTCAAGCTCGATATGTGCAGTGAACAGCTGGCGCGCCAAGCGAGCATGAGCCTGCGTTCGTTGTATGCGCTGTTCGAGCGCAATGCGGGCACCACGCCAAAAATCTACATCCGCCAGAAGAAGCTCGAGCGCATCCACGCCTGCCTCTGCGATCCCAACTGCCCGGTGCGCAGCATTACCGAACTGGCCATGGACTACGGCTTTGTCCACCTTGGCCGCTTCTCGGAAAACTACAAGTCGCTGTTCGGCGAACTCCCCTCCGATACCCTCAAGCGTCGCTCCTGA
- a CDS encoding OprD family porin, protein MNNLRGIGLLSSFALSFTAQAAEPDFFKDATATLQARNYYFSRDFSDIVGANKQSKAEEWGQGFIFNFKSGYTPGTVGVGVDAIGLLGLKLDSSPDRTGTGLLPVHDDGRAADEYSRVGGTLKLRYSKTELKVGELQTNLPILQYNDSRLLPPTYQGASITSAEISGLTLQAGHLSSTSLRNESGDEKMIAMLGHLPQRQADSDAFNFAGGDYSFNANRSTLSLWYGRLEDIYQQGFVGLKHNQPVGDWVLGANLGYFSAKEQGESRIGDIDNQAFYSLLSAKRGGHTFSVGYQGIFGENAFPRVFPNISPLGNEVPTYEFSYADERSWQVRYDYDFVAMGVPGLTATVRYLKGNNVDTGLGFEGKEHERDLDLGYAVQSGLLKGLGIRVRNAVARSNYRSDIDENRVILSYTWTLL, encoded by the coding sequence ATGAACAACCTCCGTGGAATCGGGTTGCTGTCTTCATTCGCCCTGAGTTTTACCGCCCAAGCCGCTGAACCTGACTTCTTCAAGGACGCTACCGCTACCTTACAAGCCCGTAATTACTACTTCAGCCGCGACTTTTCCGACATCGTTGGTGCAAACAAACAGTCCAAGGCTGAGGAGTGGGGGCAAGGATTCATCTTCAACTTCAAGTCCGGCTACACCCCCGGCACCGTTGGCGTGGGCGTCGATGCCATTGGCTTGCTCGGGCTCAAGCTCGATAGCAGCCCGGATCGCACCGGTACCGGTCTTCTGCCGGTGCACGATGATGGCCGGGCTGCTGATGAATACAGTCGGGTGGGGGGAACACTGAAGCTGCGCTATTCGAAAACCGAGCTGAAAGTGGGTGAACTGCAGACCAATCTGCCGATCCTGCAGTACAACGATTCGCGCCTGCTGCCGCCTACCTACCAAGGCGCCAGCATCACTTCCGCCGAGATCAGTGGGCTGACGCTGCAAGCGGGACATTTGAGTTCGACCAGCCTGCGTAATGAATCGGGCGACGAGAAAATGATCGCCATGCTCGGACATCTGCCTCAGCGCCAGGCCGACAGCGATGCCTTCAACTTCGCGGGTGGCGACTACAGCTTCAACGCCAATCGCAGCACCTTGAGCCTTTGGTATGGCCGCCTGGAGGACATCTATCAGCAGGGCTTTGTCGGTCTCAAGCACAACCAACCCGTGGGCGACTGGGTGCTGGGTGCCAACCTGGGCTATTTCAGCGCCAAGGAGCAAGGGGAAAGCCGCATCGGAGATATCGATAACCAGGCGTTCTACTCGTTGCTGTCTGCCAAGCGCGGCGGTCATACCTTCAGCGTCGGCTACCAGGGGATTTTTGGCGAGAACGCGTTTCCGCGGGTGTTTCCGAACATTTCGCCGTTGGGCAACGAGGTGCCCACTTACGAGTTCTCGTATGCAGACGAACGCTCTTGGCAGGTGCGGTATGACTACGATTTCGTAGCCATGGGCGTACCGGGCCTGACGGCCACTGTGCGTTACCTCAAGGGCAACAACGTCGATACCGGATTGGGCTTCGAGGGCAAGGAGCACGAGCGTGACCTGGACCTGGGGTACGCGGTGCAGAGCGGGTTGTTGAAGGGCTTGGGAATCAGGGTGCGTAATGCAGTGGCGCGCTCCAATTACCGTTCGGATATTGACGAGAACCGGGTGATCCTTTCGTACACCTGGACGCTGTTGTAG
- a CDS encoding aromatic acid/H+ symport family MFS transporter, giving the protein MRTIDINSLIDQAKFNVFHWRVLFWCALIIIFDGYDLVIYGVVLPALMQEWGMTPLQAGALGSYALFGMMFGALIFGPLSDRIGRKKAIMICVILFSGFTVLNGFARNPTEFGVCRFLAGLGIGGVMPNVVALMNEYAPKRRRSTLVAIMFSGYSVGGMLSAGLGIVLLPAFGWQSVFHVAIIPLLLLPLILRFLPESLGFLVRQGRTEQASQLLQRVEPSYQPQSGDRLEVVTGTQAGGSVSQLFREGRALNTLMLWVAFFCCLLMVYALNSWLPKLMSNAGYGLGSSLAFLLVLNFGAIFGAVGGGWIGDRFKLDRVLVVFFAIAALSISLLGFKSPTPVLYLLIAVAGATTIGTQILAYACVAQFYPMGIRSTGLGWASGIGRSGAIVGPLLGGLLLGIQLPLALNFMAFAIPGAVAAVAMMVFASRGTAKSGAALQSAT; this is encoded by the coding sequence ATGCGAACGATCGATATCAATAGCCTGATCGATCAGGCGAAGTTCAATGTCTTCCACTGGCGTGTACTGTTCTGGTGCGCGCTGATCATAATCTTCGACGGTTACGACCTGGTCATTTATGGCGTGGTGTTGCCGGCGTTGATGCAGGAGTGGGGCATGACCCCGCTTCAGGCAGGCGCCCTGGGCAGCTACGCCTTGTTTGGCATGATGTTCGGCGCACTGATATTTGGCCCATTGTCCGATCGCATTGGTCGTAAAAAGGCCATCATGATCTGTGTGATTCTGTTCAGCGGCTTCACCGTGCTCAACGGCTTTGCCCGCAATCCAACAGAGTTTGGTGTCTGTCGCTTCCTCGCCGGTTTGGGCATTGGTGGCGTGATGCCCAACGTGGTTGCGCTGATGAACGAATACGCGCCAAAGCGTAGGCGCAGCACGCTGGTCGCCATCATGTTCAGTGGCTATTCGGTGGGCGGCATGCTCTCGGCCGGCCTAGGCATTGTGTTGTTGCCGGCGTTCGGTTGGCAGTCGGTGTTTCATGTGGCAATCATTCCACTGCTGCTGTTGCCATTGATTCTGCGTTTCTTGCCTGAGTCGCTGGGCTTTCTGGTTCGCCAGGGCCGTACCGAGCAGGCCAGCCAGTTATTGCAACGGGTTGAACCGAGTTACCAGCCCCAGAGCGGTGATCGTCTGGAGGTTGTCACCGGCACGCAAGCGGGTGGCTCAGTTTCACAATTGTTTCGAGAAGGCCGAGCGCTGAATACCTTGATGCTCTGGGTCGCATTTTTCTGCTGCCTGTTGATGGTCTACGCCCTCAATTCCTGGTTGCCAAAACTGATGAGCAACGCAGGTTACGGCCTTGGCTCAAGCCTGGCGTTCCTGTTGGTGCTCAACTTCGGGGCAATCTTTGGTGCCGTTGGCGGTGGCTGGATTGGTGACCGATTCAAGCTCGATCGGGTGTTGGTGGTGTTCTTTGCCATCGCGGCATTGTCGATCAGTCTGCTCGGCTTCAAGAGTCCAACCCCGGTGCTGTACCTGTTGATCGCTGTCGCCGGAGCGACAACCATCGGTACCCAGATCCTCGCGTATGCCTGTGTTGCCCAGTTCTATCCAATGGGTATTCGCTCCACCGGCTTGGGTTGGGCCTCGGGTATTGGTCGTAGCGGAGCCATTGTCGGCCCGTTGCTGGGCGGGCTGTTGCTGGGGATTCAGCTGCCGCTGGCGCTGAATTTCATGGCCTTTGCCATACCCGGAGCGGTAGCTGCAGTGGCGATGATGGTGTTTGCCAGTCGTGGCACCGCCAAGAGTGGCGCAGCGTTGCAATCGGCGACCTAG
- a CDS encoding AraC family transcriptional regulator: MSSHLLSERSSVFQRADPYAVSEYVNQHVGGHRLRLPRTGDLQASINHRKFASLDLCRLSYGGKARITSPALGTLYHLQILLKGHCQSSCRGNEHHYVPGELMLINPDDPVDLTYSADCEKFILKLPVGLLEQACVDQRWQVPEGGIRFTSARHVTGELEGFIGLLGLICEEAESSQSLAQVQEHYGRIVASKLLSLLGNNVQRSEPAQHAHSFEQLAAYIDAHLHTDINIAQLMNVARVSERTLYSLFERHAGLSPRGYIRQRKLERIHGALQDPTSTVRNVTEIALDYGFLHLGRFAESYRQRFGELPSVTFKRHR, from the coding sequence ATGAGCAGCCACCTGTTGAGCGAGCGCAGCAGTGTATTCCAGCGCGCCGACCCGTATGCCGTGTCCGAGTACGTCAACCAGCATGTGGGTGGCCATCGCCTGCGCTTGCCGCGAACCGGCGATCTGCAGGCGAGTATCAACCATCGCAAATTCGCCAGCCTCGATCTGTGCCGTCTGAGCTATGGCGGTAAAGCGCGGATTACTTCACCGGCGCTGGGTACCCTGTATCACCTGCAGATTCTGCTTAAAGGGCATTGTCAGTCCAGTTGTCGCGGCAATGAGCATCACTATGTGCCCGGGGAGCTGATGCTGATCAACCCAGACGATCCGGTGGATCTGACTTACTCGGCCGACTGCGAAAAATTCATACTCAAATTGCCGGTCGGTCTGCTCGAGCAGGCTTGTGTAGACCAGCGCTGGCAGGTGCCCGAAGGAGGCATTCGCTTTACCAGCGCTCGTCATGTGACGGGGGAGCTGGAAGGGTTTATCGGCCTACTTGGGCTGATTTGCGAAGAGGCGGAGTCTTCCCAGTCATTGGCTCAAGTGCAGGAGCACTACGGGCGTATTGTCGCCAGCAAATTGCTCAGCTTGCTGGGCAACAACGTCCAGCGTAGCGAGCCCGCGCAGCACGCCCATTCATTCGAGCAACTGGCAGCCTATATCGATGCGCACCTGCACACGGACATCAACATTGCACAGCTGATGAACGTTGCACGAGTGAGCGAGCGTACCCTGTATTCACTGTTCGAACGCCATGCGGGGTTATCACCTAGAGGGTACATTCGCCAGCGCAAACTCGAGCGCATACACGGGGCACTTCAAGACCCGACCAGCACCGTGCGCAACGTCACCGAAATTGCCTTGGACTATGGCTTTCTGCATCTGGGGCGTTTCGCCGAAAGCTACCGCCAGCGCTTTGGTGAGCTGCCCTCAGTCACGTTCAAACGTCATCGCTGA